The Dreissena polymorpha isolate Duluth1 chromosome 2, UMN_Dpol_1.0, whole genome shotgun sequence nucleotide sequence aaaactgcatttgttttacaaaatgtcaatacctgttcgcccttgcacaattgaaccgttttactattgaaaataataattatagcacaatcctaaaaaaatcttgtatcgcatcctttcaaaccccccccccaaaaaaaaacgcaccaaacacaccgttacaaatctcaaatcaaagcctctacacatccgctttagtcactaagcacctccgaaccagcggcccagaattggcccttttcaatccatcatcagaaaacacaaccagaccagaattacaacgaccacacgatcccacaaccctatgagcccacgaaatgccatacacaatcgcgtctaccccagagacagacagacacgaaacacacacaccaacattttaaattgactttctgtaacaaaaccgtttcccttgctttctttttgcaagtattttccaatttgaaataaatattacccttgctatcttttttgcaagtattctacttttaaaactattatttttaacccttactttcttttttgcaagtactgtttttgctttctttttttgttgcaaatattccattcctcgtgtactTTTCACGACTTCTTAAGCACCAGATGCAAACGGACATACAccaacatggtttctatacatacttaatggccatacaaaaacaacatccattgaatcatttctacacatataaacacgtgaaaaatcccaactataccataagtatagcaaaacagtcaaacatttcttgaaaaaggtcttgaactgagacagagtggttattactcatacaaatagtttgccctttgtcaaacacaataatatcattcTCAAAGTGCATTTTTATATTACCAGCCTCAAATAAGAATGGCTAAAATGCTGCACTAGGCCATCTGTGTACCACCAAAACGCCATATGCGTTGCATTCTAGaaagtgcaaaattgtttttcctacgAGATAAATAGGGGCATCAACCAATTCAAATCGGCACCCCATAACTGTGTAAAGCAATCTGCttctgtttcaaaatcaaagaattttgaattatatcttttagtatttcaatttttaaaagtaGCCAAGCGATCTATCAAAATCGGACCCGAGCTACCATTTAAGTACTCAAAGAAATCTCGTGAGATTTACCATTCATCTGTATTGCTCATTTTACTCATACTGTCGGCAATGGAGTTTAATTCTCTTGGAACCCATTGTATTTCTAGTCCTATATTCAtcttcaaacacatactaaaaatgCTTAGTGCTAGATCATGTTACTCAAGTTTAGAACTTCCTACCTTTACCAACTTTACACGTGATTCAGAGTCAGAAAACCTCTTGACAGGCCCCCACCCCTTTAAAATTCCCATAGGCACGTAAACTAGAACTACCATTAATTATTCTATAAGTAGAACTTGTATTGCAATCGTCATTTGACCATATATCGTGAAAAATGAAACCCGACATATCAACAATATAGGCCCACCAGCAAACCCACTTGCCtcactgtaaacttttaaaacttcgacacatgtagttttactaaaatgtcttgattgtatgccatctatgcgacctaaccaaaatctaaattcggaaataaataagctatctggttcaagggctataactctatgcAATGTCGGTCTAGAaacgatttcagaataaagatatctAGTCTCTACCTAGCCAGGCTACCTATAACAGgcatcattgaaacaattttccccgtacatctagctaaatcccttgccgaaaccattggcatggaagacaatacctttaaaagagtatttttaaaatcagttattcttctatcgggaatttcaaaagaaaacatttggctaTCCCAGATTAATCCTACCCATTCTAGCCTCTGAACTGGTACTTATATTGACTTGTCCTCATTGATCACAAATCCAGCTTCCGGCTTCATTCACGGCTACACTTGATCGACTAACATGAGGGATGTCTTTTTATTCTTCAATACAGCCATTATTTTACAAATCCTGCACCGACTCGTTAACATCTGCTAATCTATCTGCTTTaaagctgattggttatttccagatacacatttttcaggtaatTGTAAGAATGGTAATGCGTAAGcgccgacaatacagtcaattatatcaggattggcaccaatgattttccgaaaaaaaaagGATATGCctctttaaactacattttacaagagaaaaacgtgagaaatgatACTTTTCTTCACAATGTGCGTATTATATGTAAACCAAATACGTCAAACAATTCTCTATCCCCGAGGGCCTACCTTCTTGACCGCTACCACGTGGTCGCTACGTGTGTCCATTTACTGTGCCAGCCCTGTCCCCGCCGGCGAAGCGATCTCTCCTCTCATCCGGACTGTCCATATTAATAAATTGCCAACGCCAATAagacacaaaaataaatcaaatttcaattaaatgtggttgagaaaataaataaaacgatttaaatcaagtcttcgctttACCTgtttgcctgtcgaatgactaaacctacaaatctgtgcacgaggaaatcttgatttccgcaccattggacatatatcaccttcaaaaacctgtataccCAGTTTATTCATGATCGAAAACCGAACTGGTTACAAAAAGGCAGTTTACGGCGGACTGGTACAGTAATAAACTAGTATAACGATTGAACACGCACAATTTTATATATCGTTAAGGCGACAACAAACATACCGCTTGTAACgtttcatatttaatatttatataacaaagtTTATTTAATAGAGTTTGCAATGGGATTGTTACAAATACTTATGTTATTAATATTGAATGGTATGTAGCACTTGACTATAACGGAAAATGTGCATAATAAATACTTACAAAATATGGAATGATACACTCGCATTTTGTCATCACAATTGTGATAATTTgaagtaattaaaataattttcaattacTAGTATTTATTCTCACTAAAGCATAAACATGTTATTTGTTTCCACTAACTAGAACGGTTTTTATTATTTgcaccacggactctagattacactcCGTGTTTGCACCAACCCGAAATAAGTGTTGGAATACCAACTTGATTTAtagatcattgtgttacaccgatCGTATTTGCTAAATTAAAGTTTACAGGTAGAAACAAATGTTGCAGCGAGATTTGGAAGATATGTGTctttgtatataattattaagGCGGAAGTAATTTTTAATATAAGACAGTAAAcgaaaacagttttgtttaccTACCtaccttatttttttaatttctttgtgGAACCAAGCTACGTTTTATgcgaaaacatttattattttaaaatgaattctaTTAAGGTATATGTtgtaaatcattattttgtttattgtagCGAATCTTATTATGtagttaatttattgttttgtgatttaatggcattttgtttttaaaactaaatgatgaattaattaatttattttatttgtcataGCTCCAGTGCAAGTTGTGGTTGCATTCGACTGTCCCTTCGGAACATGCACCCTTCAATTGCCAAACTGTTCAGTCGCCGCAGACATGATTCGTTTCTATAACGACAAGACCTTTTGCAACGGTCGCGGTGGTATCATCTCGAAGGCGGGTATGAATAAAACATCCTGCTCCTGTTTCCCATCCTACTACGGCACCGAATGCCAGCACAACTACACTTTCGAGTTCAATTGCACATCGTCTGTGGAATGCAACGGAGGCGTGTGTAATGGAACCAAGTGTGAACGGTGTCCCTCTGGGTGGCGTGGGCAAAGATGTGAAATCGAGACAATTTCAGATCCTCCGGTCGGAACAAAGTGTGAGAATGGCGGATCTCCATACGCTTTCGGAAACAGAACCGGGTGTCTCTGCGCTTGTGGATTCAAAGGTGATACCTGCTCAGAAATGACACGATCGGTTGTGAATGATACAAAATGCAATGAGATAATGTGTAATGGACGAGGATTCTGTACTATTCGTCCAGACACAGACACGGCTTACTGTCGCTGCTTTGGAGAATTCACCGGACAGTTCTGTCAAAATACTTTAACAGAGCAATCAACAAAGCTTCCTGATGCCATACCCGTATCCACGACATCAAGCAGTACATTTACAACGAAAACTATTACACCTACATCCGCCGTTACTACCCCACTGACTTCACGCACAAGCACACCATTTACTGATGTAACGACTGAAGTATGTTCTTATAACCGCATATGCCTAAATGGAGGATCATGCGTGCTTGTAGGTGGCATACAACGGTGCATTTGCGCTTGTGGATTCCACGGTTCGCATTGTGAAGTCAACCTTGATCCTGCAAACACTTTCTATGATGACGCCTGCAGGTATATACCTTGTTTAAATGACGGAACTTGTGTAAGGACGGCTGATGGATGCCAAGTAGAATGCAAATGTTCCCCGCAATTCAGTGGAACATATTGTGAAATAGCTATTAAAACGACCTCACAAGCTCCAAATACCTCATGTAAAACAAGATTTTCCGAATGCGCAACAGACCGTGATTGTGCCAACACAAAGATTTGTAAAATAGTGGATAAGTGTGGCTCCACAAAATGCTATACATATTCTGATGCGGATAGTTCACAAAATATATCTTGTATTGCTATATCAATGACTGCATTGGTAATTGTCATAATAGCCATTTGTGGCTTTTTTTATCGTAGGTATTTCAAACATTTATGTTCTCGCAGAGTTGGTAACGCACGAGGCCAGCCAAGAGGCAGGATCTACACCATTTCCGGTGCTCACATCAGTGTCCTCGATGCCGGTAATTCATCCAATAGTGACGACCTCCCATCATACGATGAAGCATGTGAGAAACCACCGGATTATTCGGAAATTGTTAATGGGTACCTAGCTATTTTTGAGCGCCCTGGGACGCGTATTCAAAGTATTTCTGACTGCATACATTTATAACGAAAGTTGTATTACCCACCATGAAAAATCCAACAATTGTTCATTTGTATTATAAGGCACTTTCGGTGTTTCATTATGCATTATATTATATTCCTGTGCAGTATAACTATAATAGTCTCATGTCAGATGTATGAAGTATTAATTGTTCatctttattttaaagaaattataaacCTGAAATCacaatttatcattttcattccGATTCGTGTTCAATTGTTATTTATCTGTTTGTGTCATGTGTATTTGGCTGTGTCACTATATATGGCAACTGGTCACCAGCCTCAAATAAAGGACGTTTAAAAGATGGCACAAATGATCTCCTGCTGATGTAACTGGAGTTCCTCTTgatcattatatttgtatttttatttggcTTGTCTTGCAGTGACATATAAATCTGACTCAATCTGTTTGCACAGTAAGTCAGACAACTACAACAAATGTCTTAGTATGTGTTTATTTCCTAAGCATTCTGATTTGTGTGTAAAAACAGACAGTtcataaatgtaattaaaacatatattctaCCGTATTACCTGTATGCATGTTTCTTTTTCTGTAGTTGGTTATTCTGCTAACCGCTGGTAAACAAACAATACACTActtgttaacaagaaatatctttaaaaaagatatacggcgttgattgtggtcgatgtttatgaacgatcaaaagttatctctatgagataaaaagtagcggatgccttttttctgcgcagttgttagctacatcataagcaaatcaattacggggtgttgcgccagatttcgtggcttattttgctttatgtgatattattactcagatatctatatttacagaatagaaaaacacaagaaacatgaaaaaaaacgagtgcatataggtcagccggcaatactcgaatcttatttaattgcataattatagtatagcgaattattgtggtcatgcttaataaactggtctaaatggataaatatttctaattaattttatcaaaattggtccttatcatgcaaattttgaaaccatattaaaaatcgatgattgacataccacaataatatcgccgaatatctttatttagtatctttctgatcaaaacagacttcaagtgcacaaagtttacgagacggcgtttatataaagatttctgcaactgaccgcaaactgaccttgataccttgcggattggaatgcaatgcattacagtcactacgttattg carries:
- the LOC127869926 gene encoding neurogenic locus protein delta-like, which codes for MGLLQILMLLILNAPVQVVVAFDCPFGTCTLQLPNCSVAADMIRFYNDKTFCNGRGGIISKAGMNKTSCSCFPSYYGTECQHNYTFEFNCTSSVECNGGVCNGTKCERCPSGWRGQRCEIETISDPPVGTKCENGGSPYAFGNRTGCLCACGFKGDTCSEMTRSVVNDTKCNEIMCNGRGFCTIRPDTDTAYCRCFGEFTGQFCQNTLTEQSTKLPDAIPVSTTSSSTFTTKTITPTSAVTTPLTSRTSTPFTDVTTEVCSYNRICLNGGSCVLVGGIQRCICACGFHGSHCEVNLDPANTFYDDACRYIPCLNDGTCVRTADGCQVECKCSPQFSGTYCEIAIKTTSQAPNTSCKTRFSECATDRDCANTKICKIVDKCGSTKCYTYSDADSSQNISCIAISMTALVIVIIAICGFFYRRYFKHLCSRRVGNARGQPRGRIYTISGAHISVLDAGNSSNSDDLPSYDEACEKPPDYSEIVNGYLAIFERPGTRIQSISDCIHL